One Gordonia pseudamarae genomic window, CCACTCTACCCGCCCTGCGGCACGCGCCCGTCGGGCAATGGTGGCGACGATCACGCCGGTCGGTGATCGCCCTGGGCCTGTCGGCCGGTTTCCACACCATTGTGCTGGCCGTCGTGATGGCCGTGATCGGCGCCATCACCGGGCTCGGCTTCGGCTGGATCCACACCGTCACCACCGGCGGCGTGGTGCGGTCCTGGATGTCGCTGCCCACCGCGGTGTCGGTACTCACCGGAAGCATCGGCCAATCCCTCGGTCTCGGTGACCACACCCAGACCATCCTCGACACCGCGCGGCCATTGGCGCAGGTTGTGGCGGGTGTGTTCATCCTGCGCTGGATGCTGGCCACACTCAGCGGCCGGATCCATCCGCTCGGCGCTCTCGGGGTATCGATGGCCACGTTCATCGCCTTTTTCCCGTTCGTACAGCCCTGGTATCTGCTGTGGGCGGTGCTCCCGCTGGCGGCCTGGGCCACCGGCCCGTGGTTCCGGTCGCTCACCATCCTGATCAGCGCGCTGATCGGCGTGGTGGTGTTGCCGACCGGCGCCAACACCGGCGCCGTGTTCATCGCATCCGGGGTGCTGTCCGGGGTCATCGTGGTCGGCGTGCTCACCGCCGTCTTCTTCGAGAACGACCACCTCTGGCGCCGGGGTCGCTTTTTGTCCCGGAGCCGCACCGGGGAATAGGCTGAGGGCCGTGCGTTCCACGACCGCCCGAACGGGCGCCACCACCGGCGATCGCCGGGCATCGGCACCGGCGGTCGCAGCCGGCGAGCACGCGCTGACCGTCACCGGACTGGTCAAGCGCTGCGGATCCACCACCGCCGTCGACGGGCTCGACCTCACCCTGGCGCGCGGATCGGTCCTGGCCCTTCTCGGCCCCAACGGCGCCGGCAAGACCACCACCGTGGAGATCTGCGAGGGCTTCCGCCGTCCCGACGAGGGCCGGATCCGGGTACTGGGTCTGGACCCGATCGCCGACAACGACGTCCTGCGCACCCGGATCGGCGTGATGCTGCAGGGTGGCGGCGCCTACACGGGCGCACGTGCCGAGGAGATGCTGCGGCTGTGCGCGTCGTACTACCTCGATCCGATCGACCCGCAGTGGCTGCTTGAGGTTCTCGGACTCCATGATGCCGCCCGCACCTCCGTCCGGCGCCTGTCGGGCGGACAGCAGCAGCGGCTGGCACTCGGCTGCGCCGTCGTCGGCCGGCCCGAACTGGTCTTCCTCGACGAGCCCACGGCCGGACTCGACGCCCACGCGCGAATCATGGTGTGGGAGCTGATCGACCGGCTCCGCGCCGACGGCGTGTCGATCCTGCTGACCACGCACATGATGGACGAGGCAGAAGAACTCGCCGACCACGTGGTGATCATCGACCGCGGACGCAAGGTGGCCGAGGGCACCCCCGCCGACCTGACCCGCAAGGGAGCCGAGAACGAACTGCGCTTCACCGCCCCCCGCGGACTCGATCTGAGCCTGCTCGAACTGGCCCTGCCCGAGCGGTACGTGAGTTCGGAACCGTCGCCGGGCAGTTATCTGGTGGTCGGCCCGATGACCCCGCAGGTGCTCGCCACGGTCACCGCCTGGTGTGCGCGCATCAACGTGCTGGCCACCGACCTGCGTGTGGAGAGCCGCAGCCTGGAGGACGTCTTCCTCGGACTGACCGGGAAGGGCCTGCGCGGATGACCACACCAGAGTCGATAAACACACCAGAGCAGACCAGCACGCCAGAGCGGACCAACGCACCAGGGACCGACTCGGCCAACCGATTCCCGGCCGGCGCGTTCGCCCCCGCACCACGGCCCGCACCCATCACCACCATCCTGACCGCCCAGGCTTGGCTCGAACTCAAGCTGCTGCTGCGCAACGGCGAGCAACTGCTACTGACCATGTTCATCCCGATCACCGTGCTGATCGGGCTGTGCCTGCTGCCCATCGACGCCGGACTCGGCGCCACCGTGGGCGAACGCGCCCACGTGATGGTCCCGGCCATCATGACGGTGGCGATCATGTCGACGGCCTTCACCGGCCAGGCCATCGCGGTGGGCTTCGACCGTCGCTACGGCGCGCTCAAACGGCTCGGTGCCACTCCGATCCCCCGATGGGGCATCATCGCGGGCAAGGCGATCGCCGTCGCCCTCGTCGTCGCCCTGCAGGCAGTGATCCTGGGCGGAATCGGACTGGCCCTGGGCTGGCGGCCGGATATCGCCGGACTGGCACTGGGCGCGGTGATCATCATGGTGGGCACCGTGACGTTCGCGGCGCTGGGTCTGCTGCTCGGCGGCACCCTCAAAGCCGAGGTCGTGCTGGCGCTGGCCAATCTGTTGTGGTTCGTGCTGATCGGCATCGGAAGCCTCACCATCGTCGACTCCGGCGTGCCCGAGACGGTGCGCCTGGCGGCCCGCTGCGTCCCGTCCGGTGCGCTCACCGAAGCCCTCAGCCGGGCGGCGTCCGGTGGTTTCGACGCCTTCGGAATCTGTGTATTGCTGATCTGGGCGGCCGTGGCCGCCGCACTCGCCGTAAGGTGGTTCAAGTTCGAATGAGTTCCGTCACAGCCCACAACTCACCCGACACCGACACCTCCGCAGCCTCGCTACCGGCCGGACCGCCCGGCGGCAAACCGTCGATCTTCGACCGGATCCCCGGCTTCGCCCGTCCCACCGACCGGTTCGTCACCGGCTGGGCGATCGCGCTGCTCGTGTCCAACATCGGAATCGTCGCCACCGGCGGTGCGGTGCGCCTGACCAAATCCGGTCTCGGCTGCCCGACCTGGCCACGCTGCACCGCCGAATCGGTGGTCCCGCACGCGGAACTGGGCATCCATGGCGTCATCGAGTTCGGCAACCGGATGCTCACCTGG contains:
- a CDS encoding ABC transporter ATP-binding protein yields the protein MRSTTARTGATTGDRRASAPAVAAGEHALTVTGLVKRCGSTTAVDGLDLTLARGSVLALLGPNGAGKTTTVEICEGFRRPDEGRIRVLGLDPIADNDVLRTRIGVMLQGGGAYTGARAEEMLRLCASYYLDPIDPQWLLEVLGLHDAARTSVRRLSGGQQQRLALGCAVVGRPELVFLDEPTAGLDAHARIMVWELIDRLRADGVSILLTTHMMDEAEELADHVVIIDRGRKVAEGTPADLTRKGAENELRFTAPRGLDLSLLELALPERYVSSEPSPGSYLVVGPMTPQVLATVTAWCARINVLATDLRVESRSLEDVFLGLTGKGLRG
- a CDS encoding ABC transporter permease; the encoded protein is MTTPESINTPEQTSTPERTNAPGTDSANRFPAGAFAPAPRPAPITTILTAQAWLELKLLLRNGEQLLLTMFIPITVLIGLCLLPIDAGLGATVGERAHVMVPAIMTVAIMSTAFTGQAIAVGFDRRYGALKRLGATPIPRWGIIAGKAIAVALVVALQAVILGGIGLALGWRPDIAGLALGAVIIMVGTVTFAALGLLLGGTLKAEVVLALANLLWFVLIGIGSLTIVDSGVPETVRLAARCVPSGALTEALSRAASGGFDAFGICVLLIWAAVAAALAVRWFKFE